In the Phenylobacterium soli genome, ACCGACACCCCGCCCGACCGCCTCTCCGTCGATCCCAGCAGCCCCTACTATGACGCCGACGCCCTGGCGCGCGGCGTGGGCGTGCGCTTCAAGGGCCAGGAGAAGACCAATGTCGACGAATACTGTGTCTCGGAAGGCTGGGTGCGGGTGGTGGCCGGCAACGCCAAGGACCGCCGGGGCCAGCCGCTGACGCTGAAACTGCAGGGTCCGGTGGAGCCCTATTTCCGAAACGGCGAGGCGGAGTAGGCGGGTTCGCCTGCGCGCTTGCGCCGCAGAGGGTGCGACGCGCCGACATAGCGGCTTGACCGGTCCGACGGTGACAGAACACCACTTGGACGAGCGCCGTTCGTCCAGAACGGGTTGGGACGAACCGAATGACCGATTTCACCGTCGTGGCGCGCCACGGGCTCTGGATGCTCGTGGACGACGAGGACGACGCCGAGCTCGGCGCCTACGCCAGCCAGGCCGAGGCGCTGAAGGCGGCTGGCGACCACGCCCGGGTCGACCAGGAGCCGCGCCACGTGTTGATCCAGGATCCGGGCGGCGACTGGGACGAAGAGCTGGTGGAGCCGGCGCCGCTGCACTGACACTGGATTGACCACACCCGCGGCTGCGCCTCTGGTGGCGCGATGATCGCGATCTTGTGGAGATACGCCGCGGCGCCGGGGGCCGAGGCCCGCTTCGCCGAAGTCTACGGCCCGAAGGGCGACTGGGCGCGACTGTTCGGCCGCGCCCCGGGCTATGTGCGCACCGAGCTGCTGCGCGGCGCGGACGGCGGCTTCGCCACCCTCGATTACTGGGATGGGCCGGAGAGTTTCGAGGCCTTCAAGGCCGCGTTCGGCGAGGCCTACGCCGAGCTGGACGCCCGCTGCGAGGCGCTCACCGAACGCGAGGAGAAGGTCGGGGTGTTCGAGGTCGTCGGCGGCTAGGCGGCGTCGACCAGCACCACCTCGGCGTCTTCGAGGGCGGTGACGGTCAGCCCCGTCTCGCCGGTGATCGCCGCCCCGTCACGAGCGTCGAGCCGCACGCCGTTGACCTCCACCGCACCGACGGCCGGCACCAGATAGGCGTGGCGGTCGGACGCGAGGGCGTAGGTGGCGCTCTCGCCGGCCCGGATGGTCGCGCCGAGCACGCGGGCGTCGGTGCGGATCGGCAGGGCGTCCTCGTCGCCGGCCATGCCGGAGGCGAGCGTCACGAACCGGCCGGCGCGGTCATCCTTGGGGAACGGCTTGGCCCCCCAGGTCGGCGCGCCGCCGCGGGCGGTGGGCTCGATCCAGATCTGGAAGATCCGGGTGGTCTCGGGCTCGAGGTTGTACTCGGCGTGGCGGATGCCGGAGCCGGCGCTCATCACCTGCACGTCGCCGGCGGCGGTGCGGCCCTGGTTGCCGAGGCTGTCCTGATGGGTGATCGCCCCCTGCCGGACATAGGTGATGATCTCCATGTCGGCGTGCGGATGGGGCGGGAAGCCGCTGCGCGAGGCGATCTCGTCGTCGTTCCAGACGCGCAGGGATCCCCAGCTCATGCGCTTGGGATCGTAGTAGTTGGCGAACGAGAAGTGGTGCTTGGCCTTGAGCCAGCCGTGGTCGGCGCCGCCGAGGCCGTCGAAGGGTCGTCTTTCGATCATGGAAGGTCTCCTCGCCAGCCAAGATAGGGCGGCGAAACGCGAAACAAAGGCGTCGCGGCGGAGGAGATTGTTTCCGGATCGGAATGAGTGGCGCGGGCCGCCGATCATTTGGCGGTGCTGCGACATCAGGTAGCGGGCCTGCGAAAACACGCGCCCTTGTTGTGTTAACCGCATTCACCTAGTGCAGCGCTTCCTCACGCGGCGCAGGGCGGCATGAAGTACGAAGTCATCGAGAACAGCGGCGAGTGGATCGTGGAATCCGAAGGGGTCGAACTCGCCCGCTTCGGCGACCAGACCGCCGCCCTGGACCACGTGGCCGGTCGCTTGCGCGAGGCCGAACCGGGCCAGGACGCCGTGTCTCTGCGCGTCCGCTATCAGGCGCGCGGGTAGGGCCGTCGTAGGGTCGTTCAGGCCCGCATTTCGAAATAGGCCACGCCGCTGCCGGAAGAGTGGCCCAGCATGGTGATCCGGTAAGTGGCGCCGCTCTCGAGGGTGAGCTCGCCGTCGCCGTCGCGGAAGACCTGTTCGGCGACCTCGGGGGTGGACGTCAGCGAGCCTCTCAGGCGCGAGGGGCCGGGACGGAGCGTCGTGGGCTCGCCCTGGATCTGGTAGTCCACCTGACCACGATAGCCGCGGCACTTGAGCTCGCCGGCGCCCAGGTTGGCGGGAAGCTGTTTCCGGATGCGCGCCATCCGATTTCCTTTTTTTGGTTTGGAAGCTGTCCTCCCATAACGGCCGAGGCGCAGGTTCGATCCCGCGCCGGACGAGCGACCGGACCGTCGCGCTAGTCCGGACGGCGACGCAGGCGCAGGACGCAGGTGGGGCCTTCCCAGACCTCGACGGCGTGGAAGCGCTGCAGGTGGGAATGGGCGATCTCGCGCATGCGCGCCCGTTCGCTCGGCGGGAGACGCTCGGCGAACGCAGGCTCACCGGCCTCGTTCAGCCCGTACAGCAACAGATCCAAGGCGCGTCCCCCGTGAGCGCCGACCCTAGGCGCCCGGGGGAGGTCGGTCTGCCCGAGACCCGACATAGCGGCGCAGCGTCAAATGATGCGATTGCGAAGCCAAGACCCGCGTTCCGCGTTGTCCCGGCGATGCCCTGGGAGAACCATTTCCTCGACGCCCTCGATGCGGCCGATGCGGAGCGGCTCAGGCCCGACCTGGTGCTGACGGACCTCGCCCGCAACCAGCTGCTCGACGAGGCCGGGCGGCCGATGGCGCATGTTTACCTGCCGGTGGACTGCATCCTGTCGGTGCTGACGGTGATGAAGGACGGCGCCCAGGTGGAGAGCCGCACCATCGGGCGCGAGAGCGGCTATGGCCTGCTGCAGGCCCTCGGCGCGCCGATCAGCTACGAGCGGACCCTCGCCCAGGTGGCCGGCCGCGCCTGGCGCGCGCCGCTGGCCAGCCTGCGCCAGGCGGCCGAGGAGAGCTCGGCGGTGCGCGAGGCGATCGTGCGCCACGCCCAGGCCTCCCTGCTGCAGGCCGCCCAGTCGACGGCCTGCAACACCCTGCACCGGGTGGAGCAACGGCTCTGCCGCTGGCTGCTGCTGACCGAGGACCGGCTGGCCTCCGAGACCCTGCCGCTCACCCAGGAGCACCTCGCCATCATGCTTGGCGTGCAGCGCACGACGGTGACGGCGGCGGCCTCGCAACTGCAGGAGCGAGGGGTGATCGCCTATACCCGCGGCAAGATCCGGGTGATGGACCGGCCGGCCCTGACCCGCTGCGCCTGCGAGTGCTACGAGGCCATCCAGCGGGGCGCCTCGCTCATGCTGGCCGAGCCCGTGGACTGAGCCACGGCTTCGCCGCCCGCGCCGTCCTTTACGCCAGGGAAGACTTGAACATCGCCGCGCAGGCGCGCCTCATCGAAAGAAAAAAGAAGTTTCGAGGAGGAGACCACGGTGGCGGGCGGATCGACGGCCGGCGGCGGCCTGGCGCATGAGCGCCTTCCCGATGAATCCCTTCCCTTGTGGCGGACCATCGTCTTCGGCGGCGCCGGCCTGCCGATCGGGGCCCTGGCCGCGGCGCTGCTGATCTATCTGCCGCCGCACCTGGCGACCCAGCTCGGCGTGCCGCTGGTGGTGGTCGGCGGGGTGTGGGCCAGCGTGCGCCTGATCGACATCGGCTTCGACCCGATCCTCGGCATGCTGATGGACCGCACCCGCACCCCGATCGGCCGCTACCGGCCCTGGATGCTGGCCGGCGCCCCGCTGCTGATGCTGGGCATCGCCCTGCTGTTCTTCGCCCCGGTCGGGATCGGCAAGTTCTACCTGATCGGCGGGCTCCTGGTGCTCTATGCGGCGCTGTCGATCCTCGGCCTGTCGCATCCGGCGTGGGCCGCCACCCTGGCGCGCAGCTACCACGACCGGTCGCGGATCTTCGGGGTGATGGCCGCGGTCGGCATCGTCGCCCTGCTGGCGGTGCTGAGCATCCCGGTGATCGTCGCCAAACGCGGCGACAGCGGCGCGGTGCACGCCATGGGCTGGTTCCTGCTGATCCTGACGCCGATCGCCATCGGGCTCGCCGCCTGGCTCACGCCCGAACGGCAGACCCCGCGGGGCCACGGCCACAGCTTCGCCCTCGGCGATGTCTGGACGGTGCTGAAGACGCCGAACCTGCTGCGGCTCTATGCGGCGCAGCTGGCCATGGGCCTGGGGCCAGGCTGGATGAGCTCGCTCTACCTGTTCTTCGCCAAGGACTACATGGGCTTCACCAGCGCCCAGGCCTCGGTGCTGCTGCTCTTCTATGTGCTCGCGGGCCTGGCCGGGGCGCCGACGACGGCCTGGCTCGCCAACCGCATCGGCAAGCACCGAGCGATCATGGCCGTGGCCGTGGCCTATTCGGTGGGCCTCCTCACCGTGCTGCTGCCGCCGAAGGGCGTGCTCCTGAACTCGATCCCGGTGAACCTGTGGTGCGGTTTCGCCGGCGCCGGCTTCGAGATGACCATCCGCTCGATGCTGGCCGACGTCGCCGACGAGGTGCGGCTGAAGGACGGCCGCGACCGGCTCTCGCTGATCTATGCGCTGAACACCGCGGCGGCGAAGCTGGCGGCGGCGCTGGCCATCATCATCACCTTCCCGATGCTAGGGCGGCTGGGCTTCGTGCCGGCGCTGGGCCTCGGCAACTCGCCGGAAGCCATCCGGGGCCTGGGGATCATGTTCGTCGCCGGGCCGATCGGCTGCGTGATCCTCGGGGCAGTGTGCATGGTCGGCTGGAAGCTCACGGCCGAGCGGCACGCCGAGATCCGGGCGGCGCTGGAGGCGCGGGACGCCGAAGCGGCACTGGGCGCGATGGATGGCGAGCACGTGGCCGACGCCGCGGCGGCGGAAGGCCTGGTGGCATGAGTGGGCTGGCGGCTTAGAGGCTAGGCGAAGCTGGGGTGAATCGGCATAGCTGCCGGCCATTATGGCCAACACTCCATTCTTCACCGTCAAAGGGGACCATTACCTCCCCACCGAAGCCGGCAAGGGGCCGTGGAACGCAAACTCGCTGCATGGGCGGGTGATCATCGGGCTGCTGGGCCACGAGATCGAGCGGCTGCACGGCGCGCCGGAGTTCCTGCCCGCCCGGCTGACCGTCGACATGTACCGCCTGCCGGACATGTCGCCCGTCGAGATCGTCACCCGGGTGGTCCGGGAGGGCTACCGCATCAAGGTGATCGACGCCGAGTTCATCTCCGGCGGCGTCTCCGCCGGCCGCGCCACCTGCCAGCTGCTGCGCAAGACCGAGCGCCCGGAGGGCGAGGTCTGGAAGCCGCCCTCCTGGGACGTGCCGCGTCCCGAGGACATCCCGCCGCCCGAGCCGCGCACCACGCCCATGGGCGGCATGTGGTCGAGCCGGCTGATCACCGGCGGCTTCATGACCGGCGAGCGCCGACGGATGTGGATGGCCGAGGTGCGCGAGCTGGTGGAAGGCCGCCCCCTGACGCCGTTCCAGCGTGTGGCGGTCGCGGCCGATTTCGCCAGCCCCGCGGCCAACGCCGGGGACAAGGGCCTGAAGTACATCAACTCCGACGTCACCATCTATCTGCACCGCGAGCCGGTCAGCGAGTGGGTGGGCTTCGAGGTCACCGACCATGGGGACAGCCACGGCGTCGCCTTCGGCGAAACCCGGCTCTACGACGTCGACGGGCCGATCGGCATGGCGAGCTGCTGCGCCCTGGCGCAGAAGCGGAGCACCTGATCCCCGCATGACCGAGGAGCCGACCCCGCGGGAGCTCTTGGACCGGGCGGTGGCGGCGCACCGGGCGGGGCGTCTGGACGAGGCGGCGGCGCTCTACCGCGCGGTGCTGACTCAGGCGCCGGAGGAGCCCAACGCCCTGACCAACCTCGGCACGGTCGCCCTGCAACAGGGGCGACTGGACGAGGGCGTGGCCCTGATCGAGGCCTCGCTGAAGATCCGGCCGGACCAGTCCAACGCGATCAACAACCGGGCCAATGCGCTGATGACGCTCGGCCGCCTGGACGAGGCGCTGGCCGGCTTCACCCGCGCCATCGAGCTGGACGCCGGCAATGTGGAGGCGCACGCCAACCAGGCTGGCGTGCTGCGCGACCTCGGGCGGCTGAGCGAGGCGCAGGCCGCCTACGAGCGGGCGATCGCCCTGCAGCCCACCTTCCTCGACGCCCTGAACGGGCTCGCCAACACCCTCGAGGCGCTGGGCCAGGCGGAGGCCGCGGCGGGGATCTACGATCGGGCGCTGGAGCTCGCGCCGCAGGCCTGGGAGCTGCACTTCAACCGCGGCAACGCCCTGCGCGCGACCAACCGCCCGGCCGAGGCGGTGGCCGCGTATGACCGGGCCGCGGCGCTCAATCCGGCGAGCGCGGAGGTCTGGGCCAATCGCGCGGCGCCCCTGCAGGCCCTGAAGCGGCTGGACGAGGCCATGGCGTCCTGCGAGCGGGCGCTGGCGCTCGACCCGGACCACGCCAACGCCAACTGGAACAAGGCCCTGCTGCTGCTGCTCGCGGGCGACGAGGCGGCGGGCTGGCGGCAGTACGAGTGGCGCTGGCGACAGCCGTCCTTCGTCGGCACGGTCCCGCCGGAGGGGCCGCGCTGGCTCGGCGAGACGCCGCTCGACGGCAAGCGGCTGCTGATCGTCTGCGAGCAGGGGTTCGGCGACACCATCCAGATGCTGCGCTACGCGCGCGTGGCCGCGGAGCGGGCGGACGAGGTGCTGGCCATCGTCCAGCCGCCGCTCTCCGAGCTGGCGGCGAGCGTGGCGGGCATCGACCGGGTGCTGACCGGCGGCGAGCCGATCACCTACGACGCCTGGATCCCGATGATGTCGCTGCCGCACGCCTTCGGGGCGCCGCCCTACGGGACGCCGTACATGGCCGCCCCCGCGGACAAGCGGCAGGCCTGGGCCGACCGGCTGGGCCCGCGGACGCGGCCGCGCGTCGGCCTGGTGTGGTCGGGCCGGGCGAACCACGGCAACGACGCCAACCGCTCGCTGAGCCTGGCGGCCCTGGCGCCGCTGCTGGCGGCGGACGCGGACTTCATCTCCCTGCAGACGGAATACCGCGACGCGGACCGTGCGGTGCTCGCGGCCGAGCCGCGCATCCGCGACGTGTCGGGCGAGCTGGCCAGCTTCAGCGACACCGCCGGGCTGATCGAGGCGCTGGACCTGGTGATCAGCGTCGACACCTCGGTGGCGCACCTGGCCGGCGCGCTCGGCAGGCCGCTCCTGATCCTGCTGCCGTTCTCGCCGGATTTCCGCTGGCGCGCCGAAGGGCCCTCGAGCGCCTGGTATCCGAGCGCGCGGCTCCTGCGACAACCCGCCTTTGGAGCATGGGGCCCGGTGATCGCGCAGGCCCTGGAGGCGGTTCGCGACCTGCGCTAGCCAAGGGCCATGTTCCCGCCTGTCGCGCGCCCCGAGGTGCTGGCCCTCCGTTCGTCGAAGATCCGCGAGGTGGCGAACGCCGCCTGGGGCCGGGAGGGGGTGCTGCCCTTCTGGTTCGGCGAGAGCGACCGCCCGACACCGGAGTTCATCCGGGCGGCGGCGGCCGAGGCCCTGACCGCGGGGCGGACCTACTACACGCCCAACCTCGGCACGGCGGAGCTGCGCCAGGCGCTGGCCGACTATCTCACCGGCCTGCACGACCGCCCGATCGGCATGGAGCGGCTGGCGGTCACCAACTCGGGCGTCAACGCCCTGATGATCGCGGCCCAGGCGGTGGTCTCGCCCGGCGACCGGGTGGTGGTGGTCACGCCCGTCTGGCCCAATGTGGCGGAGATCCCGCGCATCCTGTCGGCCAAGCTGACGACGGTGTCGCTGGAGCCGGCGCAGGGCCGATGGCGACTCGATCTCGACCGGCTGATGGCCGCGCTGACGCCGGACACGCGGGCGCTGTTCCTGAATTCGCCGAACAATCCGACGGGCTGGACCCTGCCGGCGGAGGACCGGGCGGCGATCCTCGAGCGCTGCCGCGCGTACGGGATCTGGCTGGTGGCGGACGACGTCTACGAGCGGCTGGTGTTCGACGGGGGCGGCTGCGCGCCCTCGTTCCTGGCCGTGGCCGAGGACGGCGATCGGGTGATCGGGGCCAACTCCTTCTCCAAGGGCTGGCGGATGACCGGCTGGCGGCTCGGCTGGCTGACCCTGCCGCCGGCGCTCACCGAGGCGGTCGGCGTGCTCCTCGAATACAACACCTCCTGTGCGCCCGATTTCGTGCAGGCCGCCGCGGTCAAGGCGCTGGCCGAGGGCGAGCCGCACGTCGCCGAGTTGCGCGGCGAGCTGACGGCCGCGCGCGACCAGGTGCTGGGCGCGCTCCGGGCGATGCCCGGCGTCGAGGCGCCGGAGCCGGCGGGCGGCATGTACGCCTTCTTCCGCATCGCCGGCTGCGCGGACTCGGTGGCCCTGGCGACGGCGCTGATCGACCAGGCGGGCCTGGGCCTCGCCCCCGGCGCGGCGTTCGGCGACGAGGGCGAGGGCTGGCTGAGGTGGTGCTTCGCCCAGCGGCCGGAGAAGAACGCCGAGGGCCTGCGGCGCCTGGCGGGGTTCCTCAAGGCCTGAGG is a window encoding:
- a CDS encoding pirin family protein gives rise to the protein MIERRPFDGLGGADHGWLKAKHHFSFANYYDPKRMSWGSLRVWNDDEIASRSGFPPHPHADMEIITYVRQGAITHQDSLGNQGRTAAGDVQVMSAGSGIRHAEYNLEPETTRIFQIWIEPTARGGAPTWGAKPFPKDDRAGRFVTLASGMAGDEDALPIRTDARVLGATIRAGESATYALASDRHAYLVPAVGAVEVNGVRLDARDGAAITGETGLTVTALEDAEVVLVDAA
- a CDS encoding MFS transporter, with amino-acid sequence MAGGSTAGGGLAHERLPDESLPLWRTIVFGGAGLPIGALAAALLIYLPPHLATQLGVPLVVVGGVWASVRLIDIGFDPILGMLMDRTRTPIGRYRPWMLAGAPLLMLGIALLFFAPVGIGKFYLIGGLLVLYAALSILGLSHPAWAATLARSYHDRSRIFGVMAAVGIVALLAVLSIPVIVAKRGDSGAVHAMGWFLLILTPIAIGLAAWLTPERQTPRGHGHSFALGDVWTVLKTPNLLRLYAAQLAMGLGPGWMSSLYLFFAKDYMGFTSAQASVLLLFYVLAGLAGAPTTAWLANRIGKHRAIMAVAVAYSVGLLTVLLPPKGVLLNSIPVNLWCGFAGAGFEMTIRSMLADVADEVRLKDGRDRLSLIYALNTAAAKLAAALAIIITFPMLGRLGFVPALGLGNSPEAIRGLGIMFVAGPIGCVILGAVCMVGWKLTAERHAEIRAALEARDAEAALGAMDGEHVADAAAAEGLVA
- a CDS encoding DUF3297 family protein, translated to MTDTPPDRLSVDPSSPYYDADALARGVGVRFKGQEKTNVDEYCVSEGWVRVVAGNAKDRRGQPLTLKLQGPVEPYFRNGEAE
- a CDS encoding pyridoxal phosphate-dependent aminotransferase, producing MFPPVARPEVLALRSSKIREVANAAWGREGVLPFWFGESDRPTPEFIRAAAAEALTAGRTYYTPNLGTAELRQALADYLTGLHDRPIGMERLAVTNSGVNALMIAAQAVVSPGDRVVVVTPVWPNVAEIPRILSAKLTTVSLEPAQGRWRLDLDRLMAALTPDTRALFLNSPNNPTGWTLPAEDRAAILERCRAYGIWLVADDVYERLVFDGGGCAPSFLAVAEDGDRVIGANSFSKGWRMTGWRLGWLTLPPALTEAVGVLLEYNTSCAPDFVQAAAVKALAEGEPHVAELRGELTAARDQVLGALRAMPGVEAPEPAGGMYAFFRIAGCADSVALATALIDQAGLGLAPGAAFGDEGEGWLRWCFAQRPEKNAEGLRRLAGFLKA
- a CDS encoding thioesterase family protein, encoding MANTPFFTVKGDHYLPTEAGKGPWNANSLHGRVIIGLLGHEIERLHGAPEFLPARLTVDMYRLPDMSPVEIVTRVVREGYRIKVIDAEFISGGVSAGRATCQLLRKTERPEGEVWKPPSWDVPRPEDIPPPEPRTTPMGGMWSSRLITGGFMTGERRRMWMAEVRELVEGRPLTPFQRVAVAADFASPAANAGDKGLKYINSDVTIYLHREPVSEWVGFEVTDHGDSHGVAFGETRLYDVDGPIGMASCCALAQKRST
- a CDS encoding tetratricopeptide repeat protein: MTEEPTPRELLDRAVAAHRAGRLDEAAALYRAVLTQAPEEPNALTNLGTVALQQGRLDEGVALIEASLKIRPDQSNAINNRANALMTLGRLDEALAGFTRAIELDAGNVEAHANQAGVLRDLGRLSEAQAAYERAIALQPTFLDALNGLANTLEALGQAEAAAGIYDRALELAPQAWELHFNRGNALRATNRPAEAVAAYDRAAALNPASAEVWANRAAPLQALKRLDEAMASCERALALDPDHANANWNKALLLLLAGDEAAGWRQYEWRWRQPSFVGTVPPEGPRWLGETPLDGKRLLIVCEQGFGDTIQMLRYARVAAERADEVLAIVQPPLSELAASVAGIDRVLTGGEPITYDAWIPMMSLPHAFGAPPYGTPYMAAPADKRQAWADRLGPRTRPRVGLVWSGRANHGNDANRSLSLAALAPLLAADADFISLQTEYRDADRAVLAAEPRIRDVSGELASFSDTAGLIEALDLVISVDTSVAHLAGALGRPLLILLPFSPDFRWRAEGPSSAWYPSARLLRQPAFGAWGPVIAQALEAVRDLR
- a CDS encoding antibiotic biosynthesis monooxygenase family protein, whose protein sequence is MIAILWRYAAAPGAEARFAEVYGPKGDWARLFGRAPGYVRTELLRGADGGFATLDYWDGPESFEAFKAAFGEAYAELDARCEALTEREEKVGVFEVVGG
- a CDS encoding Crp/Fnr family transcriptional regulator, encoding MPWENHFLDALDAADAERLRPDLVLTDLARNQLLDEAGRPMAHVYLPVDCILSVLTVMKDGAQVESRTIGRESGYGLLQALGAPISYERTLAQVAGRAWRAPLASLRQAAEESSAVREAIVRHAQASLLQAAQSTACNTLHRVEQRLCRWLLLTEDRLASETLPLTQEHLAIMLGVQRTTVTAAASQLQERGVIAYTRGKIRVMDRPALTRCACECYEAIQRGASLMLAEPVD